The proteins below are encoded in one region of Peromyscus eremicus chromosome 10, PerEre_H2_v1, whole genome shotgun sequence:
- the Hgfac gene encoding hepatocyte growth factor activator isoform X1, whose translation MGQRAWVPSPCPLPRPCPFLLLLMLLVVPRGAQPQAGRNHTESPGPNVTATPVTPTISVTSGSVNTSIASAPETETEGSQGGRLLPPSSSPPGGQVLTESGQPCRFPFRYGGRMLYSCTSEGSAYRKWCATTHNYDRDRAWGYCAEATLPVEGPAILDPCTSGPCLNGGTCSSTHDHVSYHCACPPAFTGKDCGTERCFDETRYEYFEAGDHWAHVSKAQVEQCSCIEGQTRCEGTHHTACLSSPCLNGGTCHLIVGTGTSVCACPLGYAGRFCNIVPAELCILGNGTEYRGVASTAASGLSCLAWNSDLLYQELDVDSVGAAVLLGLGPHAYCRNPDKDERPWCYVVKDNALSWEYCQLAACGAGTLRGWGQSRESLVRVQSQPQEVLVALAESAPTARPTCGKRHKKRTFLRPRIIGGSSSLPGSHPWLAAIYIGNSFCAGSLVHTCWVVSAAHCFSNSPPRDSITVVLGQHFFNRTTDVTQTFGIEKYVPYPLYSVFNPSDHDLVLIRLKKKGDRCAVRSQFVQPICLPEAGSSFPTGHKCQIAGWGHMDENVSEYSSSLREALVPLVADRKCSSPEVYGADISPNMLCAGYFDCKSDACQGDSGGPLACEKNGVAYLYGIISWGDGCGRLNKPGVYTRVSNYVDWINDRIRPPRRPAAAS comes from the exons ATGGGGCAGCGGGCCTGGGTTCCTAGCCCCTGTCCCTTACCCAGGCCATGTCCCTTCCTGCTGCTCCTGATGCTGCTGGTGGTGCCTCGGGGGGCCCAGCCCCAGGCTGGCAGG AACCACACAGAGTCCCCAGGACCTAATGTCACAGCCACCCCTGTGACTCCCACGATCTCTGTGACCTCTGGGAGTGTCAATACCTCAATAGCAAGTGctccagagacagagactgagggaTCCCAAGGTGGgaggctcctccctccctccagcagcCCCCCTGGGGGCCAAG TGCTCACTGAGTCCGGGCAGCCATGCAGGTTTCCTTTCCGCTACGGGGGCCGAATGCTGTACTCCTGTACCTCGGAGGGAAGTGCCTACCGGAAGTG GTGTGCTACTACACACAACTATGACCGGGACCGAGCCTGGGGCTACTGTGCGGAGGCCACCCTGCCTGTGGAAGGCCCAG CTATCCTTGATCCTTGTACCTCTGGGCCCTGCCTCAATGGGGGCACATGTTCCAGTACCCATGACCATGTGTCCTACCACTGCGCTTGCCCTCCGGCCTTCACAGGCAAGGACTGTGGCACAG AGAGATGCTTTGATGAGACGCGCTACGAGTATTTTGAAGCGGGCGACCACTGGGCCCATGTGAGCAAGGCACAGGTGGAGCAGTGCAGCTGTATCGAGGGCCAGACCCGGTGTGAAGGCACCCACCACACAG CTTGCCTGAGCAGTCCATGTCTGAACGGAGGCACCTGCCACCTGATTGTGGGCACAGGGACCAGCGTCTGCGCCTGCCCACTGGGCTATGCTGGGCGGTTCTGCAACATCG TTCCTGCCGAGCtctgcatcctgggaaatggTACGGAGTACCGTGGCGTGGCCAGCACCGCTGCCTCAGGCCTgagctgcctggcctggaactctgaccTGCTCTACCAGGAGCTGGATGTGGATTCAGTGGGTGCTGCTGTCCTGCTCGGCCTGGGCCCTCATGCTTACTGCCG GAACCCAGACAAGGACGAGAGGCCTTGGTGCTATGTGGTGAAGGACAATGCACTGTCGTGGGAGTATTGCCAACTGGCAGCCTGTGGTGCGGGCACCCTGAGAGGTTGGGGGCAGAGTAGGG AATCCCTGGTCAGAGTCCAGTCCCAACCCCAAGAGGTCCTGGTGGCCCTGGCTGAGTCAGCCCCGACTGCCCGTCCGACCTGTGGCAAGAGACACAAGAAGAGGACGTTCTTGAGACCACGCATCATCGGTGGCTCATCATCTTTGCCTGGCTCACACCCCTGGCTGGCCGCCATCTACATTGGGAACAGCTTCTGTGCTGGGAGCCTTGTCCACACGTGCTGGGTAGTGTCTGCCGCCCACTGCTTCTCCAACAG TCCCCCCAGGGACAGCATCACAGTGGTACTGGGTCAGCACTTCTTCAACCGCACAACGGATGTGACACAGACATTTGGCATTGAGAAGTATGTGCCCTACCCCCTGTATTCGGTGTTCAACCCCAGCGACCATGACCTCG TCTTGATTCGGCTGAAGAAGAAGGGGGACCGCTGTGCTGTCCGCTCCCAGTTTGTTCAGCCCATCTGCCTGCCTGAGGCCGGCAGCTCCTTCCCTACGGGACACAAGTGTCAGATTGCAGGCTGGGGTCACATGGATGAGA ATGTGAGTGAATATTCCAGCTCCCTGAGGGAGGCACTGGTGCCCCTTGTTGCTGACCGCAAGTGTAGCAGCCCTGAGGTGTATGGTGCCGACATCAGCCCCAACATGCTCTGTGCTGGCTACTTCGATTGCAAGTCTGATGCCTGCCAG GGGGACTCAGGTGGGCCCTTGGCCTGTGAGAAGAATGGTGTGGCTTACCTGTATGGCATCATCAGCTGGGGTGATGGCTGTGGGCGACTCAACAAGCCGGGAGTCTACACCCGTGTGTCCAATTATGTGGACTGGATCAATGATCGCATTCGACCACCCAGGCGACCAGCAGCTGCCTCCTGA
- the Hgfac gene encoding hepatocyte growth factor activator isoform X2 has product MGQRAWVPSPCPLPRPCPFLLLLMLLVVPRGAQPQAGRNHTESPGPNVTATPVTPTISVTSGSVNTSIASAPETETEGSQGGRLLPPSSSPPGGQVLTESGQPCRFPFRYGGRMLYSCTSEGSAYRKWCATTHNYDRDRAWGYCAEATLPVEGPAILDPCTSGPCLNGGTCSSTHDHVSYHCACPPAFTGKDCGTERCFDETRYEYFEAGDHWAHVSKAQVEQCSCIEGQTRCEGTHHTACLSSPCLNGGTCHLIVGTGTSVCACPLGYAGRFCNIVPAELCILGNGTEYRGVASTAASGLSCLAWNSDLLYQELDVDSVGAAVLLGLGPHAYCRNPDKDERPWCYVVKDNALSWEYCQLAACESLVRVQSQPQEVLVALAESAPTARPTCGKRHKKRTFLRPRIIGGSSSLPGSHPWLAAIYIGNSFCAGSLVHTCWVVSAAHCFSNSPPRDSITVVLGQHFFNRTTDVTQTFGIEKYVPYPLYSVFNPSDHDLVLIRLKKKGDRCAVRSQFVQPICLPEAGSSFPTGHKCQIAGWGHMDENVSEYSSSLREALVPLVADRKCSSPEVYGADISPNMLCAGYFDCKSDACQGDSGGPLACEKNGVAYLYGIISWGDGCGRLNKPGVYTRVSNYVDWINDRIRPPRRPAAAS; this is encoded by the exons ATGGGGCAGCGGGCCTGGGTTCCTAGCCCCTGTCCCTTACCCAGGCCATGTCCCTTCCTGCTGCTCCTGATGCTGCTGGTGGTGCCTCGGGGGGCCCAGCCCCAGGCTGGCAGG AACCACACAGAGTCCCCAGGACCTAATGTCACAGCCACCCCTGTGACTCCCACGATCTCTGTGACCTCTGGGAGTGTCAATACCTCAATAGCAAGTGctccagagacagagactgagggaTCCCAAGGTGGgaggctcctccctccctccagcagcCCCCCTGGGGGCCAAG TGCTCACTGAGTCCGGGCAGCCATGCAGGTTTCCTTTCCGCTACGGGGGCCGAATGCTGTACTCCTGTACCTCGGAGGGAAGTGCCTACCGGAAGTG GTGTGCTACTACACACAACTATGACCGGGACCGAGCCTGGGGCTACTGTGCGGAGGCCACCCTGCCTGTGGAAGGCCCAG CTATCCTTGATCCTTGTACCTCTGGGCCCTGCCTCAATGGGGGCACATGTTCCAGTACCCATGACCATGTGTCCTACCACTGCGCTTGCCCTCCGGCCTTCACAGGCAAGGACTGTGGCACAG AGAGATGCTTTGATGAGACGCGCTACGAGTATTTTGAAGCGGGCGACCACTGGGCCCATGTGAGCAAGGCACAGGTGGAGCAGTGCAGCTGTATCGAGGGCCAGACCCGGTGTGAAGGCACCCACCACACAG CTTGCCTGAGCAGTCCATGTCTGAACGGAGGCACCTGCCACCTGATTGTGGGCACAGGGACCAGCGTCTGCGCCTGCCCACTGGGCTATGCTGGGCGGTTCTGCAACATCG TTCCTGCCGAGCtctgcatcctgggaaatggTACGGAGTACCGTGGCGTGGCCAGCACCGCTGCCTCAGGCCTgagctgcctggcctggaactctgaccTGCTCTACCAGGAGCTGGATGTGGATTCAGTGGGTGCTGCTGTCCTGCTCGGCCTGGGCCCTCATGCTTACTGCCG GAACCCAGACAAGGACGAGAGGCCTTGGTGCTATGTGGTGAAGGACAATGCACTGTCGTGGGAGTATTGCCAACTGGCAGCCTGTG AATCCCTGGTCAGAGTCCAGTCCCAACCCCAAGAGGTCCTGGTGGCCCTGGCTGAGTCAGCCCCGACTGCCCGTCCGACCTGTGGCAAGAGACACAAGAAGAGGACGTTCTTGAGACCACGCATCATCGGTGGCTCATCATCTTTGCCTGGCTCACACCCCTGGCTGGCCGCCATCTACATTGGGAACAGCTTCTGTGCTGGGAGCCTTGTCCACACGTGCTGGGTAGTGTCTGCCGCCCACTGCTTCTCCAACAG TCCCCCCAGGGACAGCATCACAGTGGTACTGGGTCAGCACTTCTTCAACCGCACAACGGATGTGACACAGACATTTGGCATTGAGAAGTATGTGCCCTACCCCCTGTATTCGGTGTTCAACCCCAGCGACCATGACCTCG TCTTGATTCGGCTGAAGAAGAAGGGGGACCGCTGTGCTGTCCGCTCCCAGTTTGTTCAGCCCATCTGCCTGCCTGAGGCCGGCAGCTCCTTCCCTACGGGACACAAGTGTCAGATTGCAGGCTGGGGTCACATGGATGAGA ATGTGAGTGAATATTCCAGCTCCCTGAGGGAGGCACTGGTGCCCCTTGTTGCTGACCGCAAGTGTAGCAGCCCTGAGGTGTATGGTGCCGACATCAGCCCCAACATGCTCTGTGCTGGCTACTTCGATTGCAAGTCTGATGCCTGCCAG GGGGACTCAGGTGGGCCCTTGGCCTGTGAGAAGAATGGTGTGGCTTACCTGTATGGCATCATCAGCTGGGGTGATGGCTGTGGGCGACTCAACAAGCCGGGAGTCTACACCCGTGTGTCCAATTATGTGGACTGGATCAATGATCGCATTCGACCACCCAGGCGACCAGCAGCTGCCTCCTGA